From Paenarthrobacter sp. A20:
GCGGACTGGACCCACGGCACAGCTCCTGTTTATGTCCAACGATTGCACTAACGTTTACCGCTGGTTCATCAAAGCCGTGCACAATATCTGAAACTCATCTTCACGGAATACACAAGGGGGACCCCTTTGAGCACGCTTCAGACCACCAGGCCGCAAGGCGACGTTTGGCCGGAACTCTCCCGCCACCAGAACGTGGTCCTCCAGGACGCCCGCGGCAACCGCATCGAGGGAACCATCGATGGCATGACGAATGACCGCAGCACGCTGTGGATCCAGCTCAAAGGTGGCCTGGGCCGCCAACTGATCCACCACCTGGATGGGTACTGGCTGGAGACGCCCGCCGCCTGATGGGGTTCATCCCGGGCGCAGGAGTCCCAGGTGGCTAGTATTCCCGTATGACTCAAGCGCGATACCGGGACCTGGTGGAATGGCCCCTCATGGCCACGGCCCTGATTTTCCTCACTGCCTATGCATGGCAGGTCATCGGCCGGGTGAACGGCGCCGATGCGGTGCCCTTCGAGATTGTCCTCTGGATTACGTGGGGCATCTTCGCGCTGGACTACTTCGTCAACCTCTGGCTCGCGGAAGACAGGATGCGGTGGTTCCTCTGGAACCTGCACGAACTCCTGATCGTGATACTCCCCTTCTTCCGGCCCCTGCGGCTGCTGCGCCTCGTCACTTTGCTGTCCGTTCTTCAGCGCACCGTAGGCGAAACCCTGCGCGGGCGGGTTGCCACCTACGTGGCAGGTGCAGCCGCGATGCTCATCCTCATCGGCGCACTGGCCGTCCTGGATGTCGAACAGAATGACCCCGGCGCCAAGATCGTCAACTTCGGCGACGCCGCCTGGTGGGCCGTCACCACCATCACCACCGTTGGCTACGGAGACCTGTATCCCGTGACTCCCATCGGGAGGATCGTGG
This genomic window contains:
- a CDS encoding potassium channel family protein; the protein is MTQARYRDLVEWPLMATALIFLTAYAWQVIGRVNGADAVPFEIVLWITWGIFALDYFVNLWLAEDRMRWFLWNLHELLIVILPFFRPLRLLRLVTLLSVLQRTVGETLRGRVATYVAGAAAMLILIGALAVLDVEQNDPGAKIVNFGDAAWWAVTTITTVGYGDLYPVTPIGRIVAAALMMSGIAVLGIVTASIASWLVQRIEENAEGVAAAAEVKAAAAEEPVRAEMADLVTEIAALRMEIAELREATTVRQTTEFGREREV